From the genome of Brassica oleracea var. oleracea cultivar TO1000 chromosome C4, BOL, whole genome shotgun sequence:
CATATACACAAATTTTCACAAATTAAAGATTAAGATATATCATCGTATATGATAGAAAATATTTCTAATAAATTATTCTTTTATCATTCAAAACTTAACATATCACGTACTGTTGTTGACAAAACACATAACATACCACATATTGTTTCTTTAGCTTTTAAAACGATGGACAGACTTTTGTGTCCTAAGCATAAATTTCATTTTGTCATCAATGCATTATTTAGATTGAAGCTACTCCTCATACTAATCCCATAATGATAATAATTATAGTACTAATATAGTTACTACATAATATAATTTCTATAAATAAGTATAAGCTTGTGGTTAGAAGAAAACGCCACGAGCGTCTGACAATGAAAAACACTATAGCTCCGGCTGTGCTCTTGATGTTTAGCTTCCTTTTAACATATCTTCTCCTTGCCGCCGTTACATCACGACGGAGGTCATCAGCCCCACTGCGTCTAGTACCTTCAAGACCTCCCGGACCGCCGAGATGTGTGGGATGGCCCATCATCGGACTTCTTCATATAATCGGAAAAGCTCCCCACCTTTCACTTGCCACTCTCTCAAGAGTTTATGGACCAGTCATGAGTCTTAGACTTGGAAGTTTAACCACAGTGGTCATTTCTTCACCAGAGGCAGCACGAGAGGTTTTGAGAACGCTCGACCATGTCTTCTCTGCACAAGCCTTCAGCGAGACCGTTAGAACCATCGGTCACCAAGAAGATGTCTCCACTCCACGGCTACCTTCCATGTCGCCCCATTGGAGGTAAACTATAAATTAGTTAATTAAAATTTCACATTGTTTGGTTTTGACTATGGTGGACTTGTATATACTAGAATTTATTAATCTATTGACATGTAGTTCAACCATGGTCAGCCCAATAATCCACTAGGAATGTAGTCTGGTTCACTGTCTAGGTCGCATCTTGTCTCAGCACATGAATAATGATAACAATAGGATAGTATACAATTTTATAATGGATAAATCTCACAAATAACATTCTTAATTTTTATCACAAATAACATTAAAATAGCTTTTATTAATTAATAAAATACTATATTACTCTATATTCTAAACTCTAACTACAATCTTATCTTCTAAATATTAAATCCTAAATCCAAATATATAAAAAAAAATTATTTTTATCTTTGAATGAATGTAATTTTGAGGATTTTTCTCTTTATGTGTGTTATGTTTTAAATAAAAACTTGATTTCATGTTATTTGAAAGTATGTTTATTTTATAAATCGCACTCAATTGAATAAAATGTGATATGTTTCCACTAGGTTATGGAGGAAGATATTGGAGACTAAGCTGTTCTCAAGGAAGTGTCTCGACGCCACGAAAACCATACGGTCAAAGAAAGTGAAAGAGCTTATAACATTCATCGTGGAAAGCTGCGAAAGAGGAGAAGCTGTGGAGATAGCTCGTGCTTGCTTCGTTACATCGCTTAATGTTATCTCAAACGTTGTGTTTTCGACCGACTTAGGTAGTTACGACCAGATGGCCTCAATGGAACTCCGGGACTCGTTGTTTTGTGTAATGAAAATCATGGGGAAACCGAACCTCGCCAACTATTTTCCGTCTATTGAACATCTTGATCTACAAGGTATCAGGGAAGAGATGAAGGTATGTTCGGAGAGATTGTTTAGTGTTTTCCAGGGGCTCATCGATGCTCGGGTTGCAGAAAGATCATCGCGGACTGAACCTAGAGATGCATATAGCAGCGATCGCGATCTGTTGGATTCACTTATCGATCTTATTCTAGAGGACGGATCGGAAGTCGACATGAACGATATCAAACACTTTCTATACGTAAGTGATATATATATATATATATATAAGTAGTAAAATTAAATAAACGTTAGCGCAAAACATCAATAAAATTGCTGTAATTATGATATTTTCATAATATTTTTACGTAAATAAGTATGTTTCATAAAAAGGCTACTTTAACATTTTTTATGATTTAGAAAATGGTTAAAATTCATTTGTATCCTTAATAATTTTATTTATTTAACCAATAGTATTTGAGATTACTAAATATATTTATAGATCAAATAAAACATTTTTTACAATTAATATTAAGATTACAATAGATATAATGCTTTAAAAATATTTAAAATTTAAAAAAACATTTTTATGTAATAAAGAAAAATTAATGTTACAATGACATTTTTTATAAAAGAGTCGGAGTAGCATTTTTTGCTTTTATTTTCAATATAAGTTTTAGAATATATTTTATGAAATGCGAACCTAAATTGTACTGTATATTATTTTTTGAATCAAGATATAATGATTTTGTGTAAATTTGAAGGACTTGTTTATTGCGGGGACGGAAACGAACTCTACCACAGTGGAATGGGCAATGGTTGAGCTATTACGTAATCCAGAGGCTATGGCTAACGCTAAAGTCGAGATTAACTTTATCGTTGGCCCAAACCGTTACGTTCGTGACTCCGATCTCCTAGAGTTTCCTTACTTACAAGCTGTTGTAACAGAGACTCTGCGCTTGCACCCACCGAATCCATTTCTGATCCCACGCAAAGCTGAGTCAGACATAGAGGTTTTAGGGTTTCTCGTGCCTGAGAATGCTCAGATTCTGGTGAACGCTTGGGCTATAGGAAGAGACCAAAACGTTTGGGAAAACGCGGAACGGTTCAAGCCAGAAAGGTTCTTGGGACTAGAGCTTGGGTCGATAGGTCAAGATTTTAAGATGATACCGTTTGGAGCTGGACGAAGAATGTGCCCTGGAATATCATTGGCGTTGAGGATTGTGCCTCACATGCTTGCTTCACTTATCTATTCATTTGAATGGACTCTTGAAAACGGAAAAGACTACACTGCTCCTGCAGATTTGGACATGAATGAGACTCTTGGTCTTACCTTGCACAAGGCCAGCCCACTGTATTCTGACTTTGTCAAGAAAAGCTATGAATATTTTTATTAATTTTCGTAATTTTATTTTTTTAGTAATTATTGATCAGTGGTTAGAGAACTATGAGACCGGACCTCTGCTGGATTAATAAATATTTTTCGAGTTTATTTTGGACCGGTTTTATATAGTAACAAGTGACAAATCATTCATGAATTCATCACCATGACAAAAAGACAAACCCTAGTCTGTGCCATGCTATATAAGGAATTTGACTTATTATTGTTACCGTGTGTTGTCTTATCCATAAAATAGGTACGTAAACTGAGATCAACAAGTGATATTATATGGGCTAAAGTCTATATATATTTTTCTGTCGATGAACGTGTGTCTTCCTCCCAAGCGAGAATCAAGGGAGCTCAAGGATTTATAACAACCAAAAGGCCAAAACTCAAGAATCCGCTTGCTGGTAGGGAGCTCAAGCGGTACACATGTAACAAACAAAAGGCCAAATCAAGAGAGCTCAAGAATCATGTGTACCGCTTGCTGGTAGGTCCCAGCTTCCCCATCCTTGTCGTCTACTACTCATCTCTCTCTCCCTATCAATTTCTCTGCCATGGCCTCTCCGAGCTCCACCTTGCCGTCTTCATCGACTAATAGTGGCAAGCTTCAAGATCATCTTCTTCTGACCTTAGGAGCTTCATCGGCAAAGTCTAATGGTGCTACGGGCTCTGAATCCTTGCTCCACCAAGAGGCCAACTTTGCTACTCTGGCCTCTGTCTCTCCTCCTTTGTCTCCGCCTCCATCTGTTGAAGCCATCGGTACACATATTTCTCTGCCAGTTCTCAACGCACAAGCAGCTCCACTAGTTTACAAGTGTGACTCACAAGCACCCGTAGAAGCCAGCGACACTCAAGCACCCCATCATGTGCCTGCTCCTCCACTGATTGCTACCCAAGCTCCTCCTTCTCAGTCTGTGCCTTCTTTGGGTTCATGGGCTAAACCATTCATCTTCCAGCCCCCCGTTACTCCTCCTGACCCAAGTACTCCAAGAGGTTACGAGCGCTTGTGGGAAATCAACTTGCTGCTCTTTGGCCAACTCTTAATGATGAAATCTTGAACAAGCAACACAAGAGCAAGCATCCTACTCGCTCCCTATAGATTCCGATAGAGAAAATGCCACCTCCGGAGCTTAAAGCTGATAGCACTCTCCGCATGGCACTCTCCGCTTCCCATGGGCTGCAAGATTGGGTCCCCAATCACGCAATCTGTATCGGGAAGCTTCACCTACCTACCGACTCGATGGTACACCTGAGGTATCAATCCCTTCTAAAGTCTTTAGATTAGGACCCGAGAACAAGGATGAATATGTTATTGGAAAATTTCATAAATGTTCTTTACCTCGGGTGGCCTAGTTCATGTTGTAGTCAATAGACTCTGGAGAAGAAGCTGTAAGATTTTCTGTAAGAAGCTTAATGATCCATCGTATATGTTTCATATCCCACATCAACCTACTCGTCAATGGATTATTCAAAGAGGAGTATGGCATATTGACAATTTCTTGTTTTTTGTGTTGCCGTACACTCCAGAGGGTTCATTCAAAATTCCAGAAGTTTCAACTCTTCCAGTATGGGTGACTTTGAAGGACATTCCCGACTGCTGCTACTCTAGATTGGGTATTAGTCATGTTGCCTCTGGTCTCGGTGAGCCCATCTTAACACATAAACCTCGTCTAGATCCTACCAACATGGGTGAAGCCAAAGTATTGGTGGAAATGGAATTGGATAACGACTTTCCAAAGCTTATAGCTCTTGATGCTAAACAAGACAATATTTTTCTGATTAAGGTTGACTATACTTGGTTCTCTACTACATGTGAGAGGTTTGGGTGTTTAGGCCACAAAGAGAAGAGGTGCCTTCAGCCTCCCAAAGTTCCAGAGAATTCTACCTTGCTGTCAAATTCAGTGGCTATTAGTGCGGATGTACCTGTTGTGGATATTGACATCATTATTCATCAAAATGAGAATGATGCCCCATATACTTCAACATTTCAACAAAAAGAGCTCACTGACCAAGAAACCACCACTTCTAAAGTTGCTCCAAGCTCAGGTTCGTATTTTGTTACTGATCATGAACCACTGTTTGTTTCCTCAGATGTTTCTACGGAAAGCCAAGTTGCACCTGCTGCATCGCCAAGCTTGATCACTTCTACAGCCATCTTAGCAGATGTTCTATCTGCTCATGCTGCCACTACAACACCCATTATGGAACTGTTCCATGAAACAATATCAACAAGGAGGTCCAAAAAACCTCTGTTGTTGACCCCGTAACCACAACACCTAACGCTAATGCATTCGAGAGTCCTTCTTGTTTCTCTGTGCTAGGTGACGTGGATGAAACTGGGATAGAGCCAATGGGCTCTCTCAGCTTGACAAGAGGTGGGAGACAGACAAAACCTCATATCAAATACCAAGACTTGGAATGGAAGAAAATACAAGGGAGAGGAAAACATGGTTCGCGTGGCCGTGGATCCAAACGCTAGCTACTGTCTTTTATTTCATAGTTGGTTTTACTAATTTCTACCTAAATAGTTTCATAGGTATGAGATTTTAACTATCATGATGTGCTTATGCAAGCTTTATCTCACTATAAGGTTTTATCGCTCTATCATGTAAACGTTTTATGCTATTTAAATTTGAAAGCTTTTAGTAAAAAAAAAAGGCCAAAACTCATTCCTAGGTATTTAACATTTAATTTTTTTTGTAGATACAATTATTTTTGGTTTTTAAATTGTAAGAGAAAATTCACTAGTTTTTATTATCCCCATACTAAATCCCTAATAGACCAATTGACAAATCATCTTACTCTAAGAAAGATATATTATATGAATCACAAATAATTCATATTCTATATAATATAACAATTGTTATAAAAAAACTAGAATTTTATTGTATCGAGGAAATTTAAATAAGGGCAAAATTTTATACCCGTATGAGAAGATAACACTGATAATAAGAGAGATGTGTTATTAGAAGGAGAAGGAATGGTGTGTTTACAATCGATCGAAACGATCGTTTATATAGAAGAGAAATTCACTGTGCAAATAGTGCAGCGGNNNNNNNNNNNNNNNNNNNNNNNNNNNNNNNNNNNNNNNNNNNNNNNNNNNNNNNNNNNNNNNNNNNNNNNNNNNNNNNNNNNNNNNNNNNNNNNNNNNNNNNNNNNNNNNNNNNNNNNNNNNNNNNNNNNNNNNNNNNNNNNNNNNNNNNNNNNNNNNNNNNNNNNNNNNNNNNNNNNNNNNNNNNNNNNNNNNNNNNNNNNNNNNNNNNNNNNNNNNNNNNNNNNNNNNNNNNNNNNNNNNNNNNNNNNNNNNNNNNNNNNNNNNNNNNNNNNNNNNNNNNNNNNNNNNNNNNNNNNNNNNNNNNNNNNNNNNNNNNNNNNNNNNNNNNNNNNNNNNNNNNNNNNNNNNNNNNNNNNNNNNNNNNNNNNNNNNNNNNNNNNNNNNNNNNNNNNNNNNNNNNNNNNNNNNNNNNNNNNNNNNNNNNNNNNNNNNNNNNNNNNNNNNNNNNNNNNNNNNNNNNNNNNNNNNNNNNNNNNNNNNNNNNNNNNNNNNNNNNNNNNNNNNNNNNNNNNNNNNNNNNNNNNNNNNNNNNNNNNNNNNNNNNNNNNNNNNNNNNNNNNNNNNNNNNNNNNNNNNNNNNNNNNNNNNNNNNNNNNNNNNNNNNNNNNNNNNNNNNNNNNNNNNNNNNNNNNNNNNNNNNNNNNNNNNNNNNNNNNNNNNNNNNNNNNNNNNNNNNNNNNNNNNNNNNNNNNNNNNNNNNNNNNNNNNNNNNNNNNNNNNNNNNNNNNNNNNNNNNNNNNNNNNNNNNNNNNNNNNNNNNNNNNNNNNNNNNNNNNNNNNNNNNNNNNNNNNNNNNNNNNNNNNNNNNNNNNNNNNNNNNNNNNNNNNNNNNNNNNNNNNNNNNNNNNNNNNNNNNNNNNNNNNNNNNNNNNNNNNNNNNNNNNNNNNNNNNNNNNNNNNNNNNNNNNNNNNNNNNNNNNNNNNNNNNNNNNNNNNNNNNNNNNNNNNNNNNNNNNNNNNNNNNNNN
Proteins encoded in this window:
- the LOC106340231 gene encoding cytochrome P450 76C2-like encodes the protein MKNTIAPAVLLMFSFLLTYLLLAAVTSRRRSSAPLRLVPSRPPGPPRCVGWPIIGLLHIIGKAPHLSLATLSRVYGPVMSLRLGSLTTVVISSPEAAREVLRTLDHVFSAQAFSETVRTIGHQEDVSTPRLPSMSPHWRLWRKILETKLFSRKCLDATKTIRSKKVKELITFIVESCERGEAVEIARACFVTSLNVISNVVFSTDLGSYDQMASMELRDSLFCVMKIMGKPNLANYFPSIEHLDLQGIREEMKVCSERLFSVFQGLIDARVAERSSRTEPRDAYSSDRDLLDSLIDLILEDGSEVDMNDIKHFLYDLFIAGTETNSTTVEWAMVELLRNPEAMANAKVEINFIVGPNRYVRDSDLLEFPYLQAVVTETLRLHPPNPFLIPRKAESDIEVLGFLVPENAQILVNAWAIGRDQNVWENAERFKPERFLGLELGSIGQDFKMIPFGAGRRMCPGISLALRIVPHMLASLIYSFEWTLENGKDYTAPADLDMNETLGLTLHKASPLYSDFVKKSYEYFY